One Macadamia integrifolia cultivar HAES 741 unplaced genomic scaffold, SCU_Mint_v3 scaffold1042, whole genome shotgun sequence genomic region harbors:
- the LOC122062453 gene encoding 40S ribosomal protein S23-like: MGKTRGMGASRKLKSHCRRQRWADKSYKKAHLGNEWKKPFAGSSHAKGIVLEKIGIKAKQPNSAIRKCACVQLIKNGKKIAAFVPSDGCLNYIEENDEALIAGFGRKGHAVGDIPRARFKVVKVTSVHLLALFKEKKEKPMS, translated from the coding sequence ATGGGGAAGACACGTGGTATGGGAGCTAGTCGTAAGCTGAAGTCCCACTGTAGAAGGCAGAGATGGGCTGACAAATCATATAAAAAAGCTCACCTTGGCAATGAGTGGAAGAAGCCATTTGCTGGGTCTTCCCACGCCAAGGGCATTGTTCTTGAAAAGATTGGTATTAAGGCCAAGCAACCTAACTCTGCCATCAGAAAATGTGCTTGTGTTCAATTGATTAAGAATGGGAAGAAGATTGCAGCTtttgtgcccagtgatggttgCTTAAACTACATTGAAGAGAATGATGAGGCGTTGATTGCAGGATTTGGACGCAAAGGCCATGCCGTCGGAGATATTCCTAGAGCCAGGTTCAAGGTTGTGAAGGTGACTAGTGTGCATCTTCTTGCCCTcttcaaggagaagaaggaaaagccCATGTCTTAA